In one Massilia endophytica genomic region, the following are encoded:
- a CDS encoding DUF4259 domain-containing protein — protein sequence MGTWSTAVFGNDFAQDWAEDLQESHDLYFIADTLDNALSAGEAGQLEAPFGAEALAAVETLARLEGRAGLQDEDSEAVDEWVAAVQPKFKLRTDLHEKALRVLELVLSGRSELRELWQDSEHYEAWRADVEALRARMQA from the coding sequence ATGGGTACATGGTCCACCGCCGTCTTCGGCAACGACTTCGCCCAGGACTGGGCGGAGGACCTGCAGGAGTCGCACGATCTCTACTTCATCGCCGACACGCTGGACAACGCGCTGAGCGCGGGCGAGGCAGGCCAGCTGGAGGCGCCCTTCGGCGCGGAAGCCCTCGCCGCCGTCGAAACGCTGGCGCGGCTGGAGGGCAGGGCGGGCTTGCAGGACGAGGACTCTGAAGCGGTGGACGAATGGGTGGCCGCCGTGCAGCCCAAGTTCAAGCTGCGCACGGACCTGCACGAGAAGGCGCTGCGCGTGCTGGAGCTGGTGCTATCCGGGCGCTCCGAACTGCGCGAGCTGTGGCAGGATAGCGAGCATTACGAGGCATGGCGCGCGGACGTGGAAGCGCTGCGCGCGCGCATGCAGGCTTGA